One stretch of Henckelia pumila isolate YLH828 unplaced genomic scaffold, ASM3356847v2 CTG_477:::fragment_1, whole genome shotgun sequence DNA includes these proteins:
- the LOC140872765 gene encoding disease resistance protein RPM1-like, protein MAESAVTFLFDQLSLLLQHERRLLGGIGKDAEYIRDELGEMRAFLRAADEKEESNPQFKEWVKKVREITYDTEDLLEIYMLRVPLPRRDSNGFNQYIKRMYASVKNLTVRHQVAYEFQKIKLRAKNVSKNGQKYKDMYDFKDEGSSNLTYDTRGDALLLEETDVLGIEKPKKQLVDWLMQSDDGLTVISVVGMGGSGKTTLVKKIYDDASVKANFDSHVWVTVSESFKLEHLLRNIISHLATEAKLQPPQNLEAMTNNDMKEYVYTFLKDRTYIDHPLTDEKSEELFYKKAFPGNSCPAYLNEISKNILRRCHGLPLAIVVIGGLLATKHNNLEDWKMFERTIGLELQGDSLKTMNKLLSLSYYNLPYYLKACFLYLSIFQEDELLSKWEVIRLWIAEGFVVENDGMTREEVAETYLKELLNRSLIQVADTHLDGRPRKFRIHDILREYIISKSREHNLLAIACGEEMNGHDKIRHMAIDATYTDTKESYNVKNLRSLFWLGYAHSNTGLIFQKVLGGRCRLLKVLNIRGAPIDSIPHEVFKLYCLKYLCLRSTNIKVIPKAIGNLQNLETLDLKKSKVTEIPIEILKLHKLRNLLVYSYNFRDLSSFNFVVQSFKAPFEIGSNLTSLQKLCYIDADEKDGIQIVGEIGKLTQLRKLCITKLRRKDGMDLCSSLVKLTNLRTLGIYSIEEDELMDLDHSVPPSTFSVLRSLCLHGRLEKLPQWTHFLDGLTELYLSWSRLKEDPLQHLGVLPNLVALWMFNFSYEGKELIFQGGHFQKLKKLDLDELSVLRYVRVEMNSMPRLEKLRFRDCEVMEELPEGIQHLTNLQLVEFDDMPEKFNERVVEQKSKLAHVSKVEIWDRVDSEWRQRQM, encoded by the exons ATGGCAGAGAGTGCAGTAACCTTTCTCTTCGATCAACTTTCTTTGTTGCTCCAACACGAACGACGATTGCTTGGAGGGATTGGAAAGGATGCCGAGTACATTCGAGATGAATTAGGAGAGATGAGGGCATTCCTTCGAGCTGCTGATGAAAAAGAAGAAAGTAATCCCCAGTTCAAAGAATGGGTCAAGAAAGTACGCGAAATCACTTACGACACTGAAGATCTTCTTGAAATATACATGCTCCGAGTTCCCCTTCCACGTCGGGATTCGAATGGATTCAATCAGTATATCAAAAGGATGTATGCCTCTGTGAAAAATTTGACAGTCCGCCATCAAGTTGCTTATGAATTCCAAAAAATCAAGCTGAGAGCAAAAAATGTTTCCAAGAATGGCCAGAAATACAAAGACATGTATGATTTCAAGGATGAAGGATCAAGCAATCTAACTTATGACACTCGAGGTGATGCGCTTTTATTGGAAGAAACAGATGTCTTGGGCATTGAAAAGCCAAAGAAACAACTTGTAGACTGGCTTATGCAAAGTGATGATGGGCTTACGGTCATTTCTGTGGTAGGCATGGGTGGTTCGGGTAAAACAACCCTTGTTAAAAAGATCTACGATGACGCATCAGTGAAGGCCAATTTCGATAGCCATGTGTGGGTTACTGTTTCAGAGAGTTTCAAGCTCGAGCATCTTTTGAGAAACATTATTAGCCATCTTGCTACTGAGGCCAAACTTCAACCGCCACAAAATCTGGAGGCAATGACCAACAATGACATGAAAGAGTATGTCTACACTTTTCTCAAAGATAGAACTTATATTGATC ATCCTCTGACTGATGAAAAATCAGAAGAATTGTTTTACAAGAAGGCATTTCCGGGAAATTCATGTCCTGCTTATTTAAATGAAATCTCGAAAAATATCTTACGAAGATGCCATGGCTTGCCCCTTGCAATTGTTGTTATTGGTGGGCTCTTAGCAACTAAGCACAACAATCTTGAAGATTGGAAAATGTTTGAGCGTACCATCGGTCTTGAATTACAGGGAGACTCTCTCAAAACAATGAATAAATTATTGTCTCTCAGTTATTACAACCTGCCCTACTATCTTAAAGCTTGCTTCTTATACTTGAGCATTTTTCAAGAAGATGAATTGCTCTCAAAGTGGGAAGTTATACGACTTTGGATAGCGGAGGGATTCGTGGTGGAAAATGATGGAATGACTAGGGAAGAAGTTGCGGAGACTTATCTTAAAGAGCTTCTCAACAGAAGCCTAATCCAGGTAGCAGATACACATCTTGATGGAAGGCCAAGAAAGTTTCGTATCCATGACATTCTACGAGAATACATCATTTCTAAATCAAGAGAACATAATCTTCTTGCTATAGCCTGTGGAGAAGAAATGAATGGTCATGATAAGATTCGCCACATGGCGATTGATGCTACATATACTGACACAAAAGAATCCTACAATGTTAAGAATCTTCGCTCTTTGTTTTGGTTGGGGTATGCACATTCAAACACAGGATTGATCTTCCAAAAGGTTTTGGGAGGACGTTGTAGGCTGTTGAAAGTATTAAATATAAGAGGAGCTCCAATAGATAGCATCCCACATGAAGTATTCAAACTATATTGCCTCAAATATCTGTGCTTAAGGAGCACAAATATCAAAGTCATCCCAAAAGCAATCGGAAATCTTCAGAACCTggagacattagatctcaagaaatccaaagTGACCGAAATACCTATTGAAATTTTGAAGCTTCACAAACTTCGGAATCTCTTGGTATACTCGTACAACTTCAGAGATCTGTCTTCTTTTAATTTTGTTGTACAAAGCTTCAAGGCTCCATTTGAAATAGGAAGTAACTTGACATCCTTACAAAAGCTTTGTTATATAGATGCAGATGAAAAAGATGGTATTCAAATAGTGGGAGAAATAGGGAAGCTAACTCAACTCCGAAAATTGTGCATTACAAAGCTGAGAAGAAAAGATGGAATGGATCTTTGCTCCTCGCTAGTGAAGCTTACCAACCTGCGAACATTAGGCATTTATTCCATTGAGGAGGATGAGTTGATGGATTTGGATCACTCCGTGCCTCCTTCCACATTCTCGGTTCTTCGTAGTCTTTGTCTTCATGGACGTTTGGAGAAGCTGCCACAGTGGACGCATTTTCTTGATGGGCTCACTGAACTATACTTGAGCTGGAGCAGATTAAAAGAGGACCCATTACAACATCTGGGAGTTTTGCCCAATTTGGTAGCCCTATGGatgtttaatttttcatatgaAGGGAAAGAATTAATTTTCCAAGGTGGACATTTTCAGAAGCTCAAGAAATTGGATTTAGACGAATTAAGCGTGTTGAGATATGTGAGAGTGGAGATGAACTCCATGCCTCGTCTGGAAAAACTGAGATTTCGGGATTGTGAAGTGATGGAGGAGTTGCCGGAGGGCATCCAGCATTTAACCAATCTTCAACTTG